From the Brevibacillus choshinensis genome, one window contains:
- a CDS encoding amidohydrolase, with product MREKLFARLQEIYPELVQFRRDLHMYPELSFQEENTAKKVADKLASFGIEVQTGVGGMGVVGLLRGGKPGKTVALRADFDALPIQDEKEVEYKSRIPGVMHACGHDIHTSGLLGVAQVLSEIRDELPGNVVFLHQFAEELPPGGAKAMVEAGCLEGVDVVYGAHVASDLPVGQVGIGTGHVTAAADGFEIILYGKGGHGAYPHTSIDPIVLGSQVVMNLQQVASRQVDPLKQVVLSVCSFIGGGEAFNVIPDQVRLKGTVRTYDEQVRDAVEASLIRIVEANCQAVGARCEIKYQRGYPATYNDPTETSHVVAEAKKLFGEEGVYNMPPGMGGEDFAYFAQERPATFFMVGGRNPDIQATYPHHHPKFDVDERSMLQTGQLFIGALLAYQERNQEAVVAQS from the coding sequence GTGCGTGAAAAGCTTTTTGCCCGATTGCAGGAGATTTATCCGGAGCTAGTCCAATTCAGACGTGATTTACACATGTACCCGGAGCTTTCTTTCCAAGAGGAAAACACGGCGAAAAAAGTGGCTGACAAGCTGGCATCGTTCGGCATTGAGGTACAGACCGGCGTAGGTGGCATGGGTGTCGTAGGATTGCTTCGCGGCGGCAAGCCAGGGAAAACAGTCGCGCTTCGTGCCGATTTTGACGCCCTGCCCATCCAGGATGAAAAAGAGGTAGAGTACAAGTCCCGCATCCCTGGTGTCATGCACGCGTGCGGACACGACATTCACACTTCTGGTTTGCTGGGCGTGGCGCAGGTTCTGAGCGAAATTCGTGACGAGCTGCCAGGAAACGTCGTGTTCCTGCATCAGTTTGCAGAAGAACTCCCTCCAGGTGGGGCCAAAGCGATGGTCGAAGCCGGTTGCCTCGAAGGCGTCGATGTCGTATACGGTGCACACGTCGCCTCTGATCTCCCTGTCGGACAAGTAGGAATCGGTACTGGTCATGTGACAGCTGCCGCCGACGGATTTGAGATCATCCTGTACGGAAAAGGCGGCCATGGAGCTTACCCGCATACGTCGATCGACCCGATCGTTCTCGGCAGCCAGGTCGTCATGAATCTGCAGCAAGTGGCCAGTCGCCAAGTTGACCCGCTGAAGCAAGTCGTCCTCTCTGTCTGCTCCTTCATCGGCGGCGGTGAAGCCTTCAACGTCATTCCGGATCAGGTTCGTCTAAAAGGCACGGTCCGTACGTACGATGAACAAGTGCGTGACGCTGTCGAAGCCTCTCTCATCCGTATCGTCGAAGCCAATTGCCAGGCAGTCGGAGCCCGTTGCGAGATCAAATACCAGCGTGGCTATCCTGCGACGTATAATGACCCAACAGAAACATCTCATGTAGTAGCTGAGGCGAAAAAACTGTTCGGCGAAGAAGGAGTCTACAACATGCCTCCAGGTATGGGCGGCGAAGACTTTGCGTACTTTGCCCAAGAACGCCCCGCTACCTTCTTTATGGTAGGCGGACGCAATCCTGACATCCAGGCGACGTATCCTCACCACCATCCGAAGTTCGATGTGGATGAGCGTTCTATGCTGCAGACGGGCCAATTGTTTATCGGTGCCCTGCTCGCGTATCAGGAGCGCAATCAGGAAGCGGTCGTGGCACAATCATAA
- a CDS encoding MFS transporter, giving the protein MGARSRWLMISVGLGILLNPLNSSMISVAIARLQNVYRLDFTVVSWIIFSFYIASAIAQPIMGKASDLFGRKKIFLTGLVVSFVASLLAPLSPNFGWLIVFRIVQAIGTSMMVAVGMAIVRIHITEKQATALSVLSIFLSGAAAIGPFIGGVLIHWWDWSSIFFVNIPFVVASFLLAWRMIPEDEPPTSVARNMSFRKWLDLIDASGILLFTVGLVALLVGLLSAKSSGHVSLWHIIVGLIGLVLLLAFVRHELKTTSPFIPLRTFAKYPAMTWVNVEFMLVNVLFYSLFFGLPSYLQMVRHVSEYQTGILMLALGLCSLVASPIAGRWIDKSGPRPALLVSAVLMTFGSVWIVTLNETSPVISVCLALAAFGISNGLNNVGMQAALFKSSPKEIIGVASGLFNTSRYLGTILSSLLIGIVMGGKFSFEGFRVLGIILTVIALSLVFMSRQRRESGQLQNSNEAR; this is encoded by the coding sequence ATGGGGGCTCGCAGCAGGTGGTTGATGATTTCCGTTGGGCTGGGGATACTATTGAACCCATTAAATTCTTCGATGATTTCTGTTGCTATTGCTAGGTTGCAAAATGTGTACCGCCTTGACTTCACTGTTGTTTCCTGGATTATTTTCTCTTTCTACATTGCGAGTGCTATCGCTCAGCCTATCATGGGAAAGGCAAGCGATTTGTTCGGTCGCAAGAAGATATTTCTTACCGGGCTTGTTGTATCCTTCGTTGCATCATTATTGGCTCCACTATCACCCAACTTTGGGTGGCTCATCGTGTTTCGCATTGTGCAAGCCATCGGAACAAGCATGATGGTTGCGGTTGGTATGGCCATTGTACGAATTCATATTACGGAGAAACAAGCGACTGCGCTGTCCGTATTGTCCATATTCCTATCCGGAGCGGCAGCCATTGGACCTTTTATTGGCGGAGTTTTGATTCACTGGTGGGATTGGTCTTCGATCTTTTTCGTAAATATTCCGTTCGTGGTGGCGAGCTTTCTGTTAGCTTGGAGGATGATTCCTGAGGATGAACCTCCAACATCCGTTGCACGCAACATGTCCTTTCGCAAATGGTTGGATTTGATTGATGCATCAGGGATCCTGCTCTTCACAGTGGGTCTGGTTGCTCTGCTCGTTGGATTACTGTCAGCAAAATCATCCGGGCATGTCTCCTTGTGGCATATCATTGTTGGGTTGATCGGCCTGGTGCTACTTTTGGCTTTCGTACGACATGAGTTAAAAACGACGTCACCCTTTATTCCTTTGCGGACATTCGCCAAATATCCTGCGATGACTTGGGTCAATGTCGAATTCATGCTCGTTAACGTGCTTTTTTACTCGCTCTTTTTCGGGCTTCCGTCCTACTTGCAAATGGTGCGTCATGTAAGTGAGTACCAAACAGGGATTCTCATGCTAGCCTTAGGATTGTGCTCGCTCGTTGCTTCTCCAATAGCAGGACGATGGATCGATAAATCAGGACCTCGACCAGCATTGCTCGTGTCTGCAGTGCTGATGACATTTGGGTCAGTGTGGATCGTGACTTTGAATGAAACATCGCCGGTTATCAGTGTGTGTTTGGCTTTAGCTGCATTCGGTATTAGCAACGGGTTGAATAATGTCGGTATGCAAGCGGCCTTGTTCAAAAGTTCACCAAAAGAAATAATCGGTGTAGCATCCGGATTATTTAATACATCAAGATACTTGGGAACCATTCTCTCTTCATTGTTGATAGGCATCGTAATGGGAGGAAAGTTTAGCTTCGAGGGATTTCGAGTTCTTGGGATTATCCTCACGGTCATTGCATTGTCCTTGGTATTCATGAGTCGACAGCGAAGGGAGTCAGGGCAATTGCAAAACTCAAATGAAGCAAGGTGA
- a CDS encoding immune inhibitor A domain-containing protein: protein MKKGKKLLSILFSSSLVLSGIAAVPATGMAKSKDKPPLEVDLSTVNMDRLVKALIDQGEIDEDADQEEINDAVEKFLRDKKVPHGIDDSSSFGKKANKSQISAVSKAASKVSKLKEDSQVRASKRVHTDNLVIALVEFSDLEHNHVPKQSDSLWTADFNQKHYKEMLFDPKGYETPEGISMTTMAKYYYEQSGNTWMVDGVVTPWQTAEKDKKYYGGNDKDGNDGNPRDLVIETLESVGDAIKGHEDEYDQRDPYDLDGDGDLMEPDGMLDNLMLVHSGIGEETGEDADAIWSHRWTLKKPTEIPGTDLVAYDYMIQPEDGAPGVFAHEYGHNLGLPDLYDTTRLGHDSPVGAWSLMSSGSHTGKIFQTQPIGFDPWSKMMLQQMYGGKWIEPEVISYENLKKRKKTASLVDGSSIDESGKVIKLNMPQVEKKPPVQPKDGDYSYFSDEGDNLNTKMTSEEIDLTGASSASMSFDSWRAIETGYDYLYVNVIDTATGESTKVKEYDDETKGWDKEEISLSDFAGKKIKVEFNYVTDGGLAMSGFYLDNFEVTADGEVVFSDDAEGDKKFELDGFLHFDGEGKMYDAYYLVELRSHEGVDAGLEYFRRNDTFFTYDPGLVIWYYDGRYGKTQDNNTSNHPGYGMLGVVDSHQEVRYWNNDKGNKDAIADSRYQVNDAAFSPNKTSGMNLDYIFGTMDYKPLKGITVFKDSDDYTMPEVPEIGKILPEIGLQIKLTRVSKKFTNAQVEFSIKK, encoded by the coding sequence GTGAAGAAAGGCAAAAAGCTCTTATCCATCCTATTTTCTTCCTCGCTGGTATTAAGCGGCATTGCGGCGGTTCCGGCTACAGGGATGGCCAAGTCGAAGGACAAGCCACCACTCGAAGTGGATTTGTCCACTGTGAACATGGACCGTTTGGTCAAAGCGTTGATTGATCAGGGAGAAATCGACGAGGATGCCGACCAGGAAGAAATCAATGATGCAGTGGAGAAGTTTTTGAGAGACAAGAAAGTTCCCCACGGTATTGATGATTCTAGCTCTTTCGGGAAAAAAGCAAACAAATCACAAATCTCAGCTGTGTCAAAAGCAGCTAGCAAAGTATCCAAGCTGAAGGAAGACAGTCAGGTACGCGCATCCAAACGAGTACATACGGATAATCTGGTGATTGCCCTGGTAGAGTTCTCTGATCTGGAGCACAATCATGTACCAAAACAGAGCGATTCTTTGTGGACGGCAGATTTTAATCAAAAGCACTACAAAGAAATGCTGTTTGACCCCAAAGGCTATGAAACGCCTGAAGGAATCAGCATGACGACCATGGCAAAGTATTACTATGAGCAATCAGGTAATACCTGGATGGTAGATGGTGTCGTTACACCATGGCAAACAGCTGAGAAAGATAAAAAATATTACGGTGGCAACGATAAAGATGGCAACGACGGTAACCCTCGTGACTTGGTAATCGAGACACTGGAATCCGTCGGCGATGCAATCAAGGGTCATGAAGACGAATACGACCAGCGCGACCCGTACGACTTGGATGGCGATGGTGATCTGATGGAGCCGGATGGTATGCTGGACAATCTGATGCTCGTTCACTCTGGTATCGGAGAAGAAACGGGAGAAGATGCAGACGCGATCTGGTCGCATCGCTGGACATTGAAAAAGCCTACGGAAATTCCAGGAACCGACCTGGTAGCGTACGACTATATGATTCAGCCAGAAGATGGCGCACCTGGCGTGTTCGCCCATGAATACGGACACAACCTGGGACTGCCTGACCTGTACGATACGACGAGATTGGGACATGATTCGCCAGTAGGCGCATGGTCACTGATGTCTTCGGGAAGTCACACAGGGAAAATTTTCCAAACCCAACCGATTGGATTTGATCCATGGTCCAAAATGATGCTGCAACAAATGTATGGCGGAAAATGGATTGAGCCAGAAGTAATCAGTTATGAAAATTTGAAAAAACGCAAAAAAACAGCTTCTCTCGTGGATGGTAGCAGCATTGATGAGTCTGGAAAAGTGATCAAGCTGAACATGCCGCAAGTCGAGAAAAAGCCACCGGTTCAGCCAAAAGATGGCGACTATTCGTACTTCTCTGATGAAGGCGACAACCTGAACACGAAGATGACCTCTGAAGAGATTGACCTGACAGGCGCAAGCTCCGCATCCATGAGCTTTGATTCCTGGAGAGCAATCGAGACAGGGTATGACTATCTCTACGTGAACGTGATTGATACGGCAACGGGTGAGAGCACGAAGGTCAAGGAATACGACGATGAAACAAAAGGCTGGGATAAGGAAGAAATCAGCCTGAGTGATTTCGCTGGCAAAAAGATTAAAGTCGAATTCAATTACGTAACAGATGGTGGACTGGCGATGTCCGGTTTCTATCTGGACAACTTCGAAGTTACAGCTGACGGCGAAGTAGTCTTCTCTGATGACGCAGAAGGCGACAAGAAGTTCGAGCTGGATGGATTCCTCCACTTCGACGGTGAAGGCAAAATGTACGATGCGTACTACTTGGTGGAACTGCGCTCTCATGAGGGTGTAGATGCAGGTCTGGAGTACTTCCGCCGCAACGACACATTCTTCACGTACGATCCAGGTTTGGTAATCTGGTACTACGATGGACGCTATGGTAAAACACAAGACAACAATACGAGCAACCATCCAGGCTACGGTATGCTGGGTGTAGTGGATTCCCATCAAGAAGTTCGTTACTGGAATAACGATAAGGGGAACAAGGATGCGATTGCCGACTCCCGTTACCAGGTGAACGATGCGGCATTCAGCCCGAACAAAACCTCTGGAATGAATCTAGACTATATCTTTGGCACGATGGACTATAAGCCTTTAAAGGGAATTACCGTGTTCAAAGACAGCGATGACTACACGATGCCAGAGGTGCCGGAAATCGGTAAAATCCTGCCTGAGATCGGTCTGCAAATCAAATTGACCCGAGTGTCCAAGAAATTTACGAACGCTCAAGTCGAGTTCTCGATCAAAAAATAA
- a CDS encoding ATP-binding protein has product MVEENMVTSCKKNNRVLIILLVSGMLIFTMTCVSIAASYYNTIQSVRLSVANQSMKAASFVASRLDAGAYQSFLENPVKDNEAFKHLQQQLAEARNHIGALYVYIVKIDEDLQGGRVMVAALPPDSKQTLQIGDPCFVNAEQISMIRGGYTYDSGIISDPVYGEYMSAGAPLLGERGQLLGIVGVDMDVRLINDIGSDVVKRSLPVFMFQGLFVAVLVFVILGLQRWYQRELKTAVGDAEQTYQDELRSVISSIRSIRHDFVNHMQVLYGLIECGYFDKARDYVQSLMKETKVLDITVRISHPALMVLFHTKWEQAKSRHIVMQFAECPDSFEQIPSIDLVKILSNLIDNAIDATAGTIGDKWIRIGCRQEGKGYVFEVENTGPDITPEQQAKLFEFGFSTKTVSKGTARGAGLCIVQEVVKKHKGTIQVRSTAGITTFTVHLPIH; this is encoded by the coding sequence ATGGTCGAGGAGAACATGGTTACTTCCTGCAAGAAAAATAATCGGGTTCTGATCATCTTGCTAGTGTCTGGCATGCTGATCTTTACAATGACGTGCGTAAGTATTGCTGCATCCTACTACAATACGATTCAATCCGTCCGCCTTTCCGTTGCCAATCAGAGCATGAAGGCGGCTTCTTTTGTGGCGAGTCGACTGGATGCGGGAGCGTATCAATCATTTCTGGAGAACCCGGTTAAAGATAATGAGGCATTTAAACATCTGCAACAGCAGTTGGCAGAAGCGCGGAACCATATTGGGGCGCTCTATGTCTATATCGTTAAGATTGATGAAGATTTGCAAGGTGGGAGAGTCATGGTCGCGGCACTTCCGCCTGACTCCAAGCAAACCTTGCAGATTGGAGATCCTTGCTTCGTTAACGCGGAGCAAATCAGCATGATCAGGGGTGGGTATACCTACGACTCCGGCATCATTTCAGATCCTGTCTACGGGGAATACATGTCCGCGGGTGCACCTCTATTAGGAGAGCGTGGGCAACTCCTGGGAATCGTGGGTGTAGATATGGATGTGCGCCTCATCAATGACATCGGAAGTGATGTCGTGAAACGCAGTTTACCTGTTTTCATGTTTCAAGGGCTGTTTGTAGCCGTACTCGTATTTGTCATCCTCGGTTTACAACGCTGGTATCAGCGAGAACTGAAAACGGCTGTCGGGGATGCAGAGCAGACGTATCAGGATGAATTGCGCTCCGTGATCTCGTCCATTCGCTCCATCCGACATGACTTCGTCAACCATATGCAGGTGCTGTACGGGTTGATCGAGTGCGGGTATTTTGACAAGGCGCGCGATTACGTCCAATCTCTCATGAAAGAGACGAAGGTGCTGGATATTACAGTCCGCATTTCTCACCCAGCCTTGATGGTTCTGTTCCATACCAAGTGGGAGCAGGCCAAGTCCCGTCACATCGTGATGCAATTTGCCGAATGTCCAGATTCCTTTGAGCAGATTCCTTCGATTGATTTAGTGAAGATTCTCTCCAATCTGATTGATAATGCCATCGATGCCACAGCTGGAACAATCGGGGACAAGTGGATTCGAATCGGCTGCAGGCAAGAGGGAAAAGGGTACGTCTTCGAGGTCGAGAACACAGGACCAGATATTACGCCAGAGCAACAAGCAAAGCTGTTTGAGTTTGGGTTTTCCACCAAGACGGTTTCCAAAGGGACAGCTCGCGGGGCTGGCCTCTGTATTGTCCAGGAGGTTGTGAAGAAGCACAAAGGAACGATTCAAGTGCGTTCGACGGCAGGTATCACGACATTTACCGTCCATTTACCGATCCATTGA
- a CDS encoding LysR family transcriptional regulator encodes MELLQLQYFLAVARLEHVTEAARSLHVTQSSLSKTIQRLEEDLGVPLFDRTGRKLRLNEFGCKFLRRAERALFELEQGKQELSDLSSPEHGTLELAVTTASTLPNILREFRKKRPYIHFHVQMLSTSEMVTLLHRGEVDFCLSSPPIQEDDIECQIVCIDPILVAVPRGHRLADRSVVSLTELRDEWFVGVKRGYGTRDLVDSICKSVGFVPNYVYEGDEPARLITLVEAEIGIAFIPSTARDSREQIKYLQVENHELVREIALLWHRSRYISRAALEFREVVVEYFGTISKQTM; translated from the coding sequence ATGGAACTTCTTCAACTGCAATACTTTCTCGCGGTAGCTCGCTTGGAACATGTGACCGAAGCTGCACGAAGTCTACATGTGACTCAATCGTCACTAAGCAAAACGATTCAACGATTGGAGGAAGATCTAGGGGTCCCTCTATTCGATCGAACAGGGAGAAAGCTGCGATTGAATGAGTTCGGGTGCAAATTCCTTCGCCGTGCGGAAAGAGCTTTGTTTGAATTGGAACAGGGCAAGCAGGAGCTTAGCGATTTATCCAGCCCGGAACATGGTACACTTGAATTGGCGGTTACCACTGCAAGTACGTTGCCCAATATCCTTCGAGAGTTTCGGAAAAAGCGTCCCTATATCCATTTTCATGTACAAATGCTAAGCACGTCGGAAATGGTTACGCTTCTTCATAGGGGAGAGGTCGATTTTTGCTTGTCCTCACCTCCTATACAAGAGGATGACATTGAATGTCAAATCGTGTGCATTGACCCCATCCTCGTAGCTGTTCCAAGAGGACATCGGCTGGCAGACCGAAGCGTCGTTTCCTTGACTGAACTGAGGGATGAATGGTTTGTCGGTGTAAAGAGAGGCTACGGTACTCGCGATTTAGTAGACTCTATATGCAAATCAGTTGGATTTGTACCAAACTATGTGTATGAGGGAGATGAACCTGCAAGGCTAATCACTCTTGTGGAAGCAGAAATTGGCATAGCCTTCATACCAAGCACAGCAAGGGATTCACGGGAACAGATCAAATATCTCCAAGTAGAGAATCACGAATTGGTGCGGGAAATAGCTTTATTATGGCACAGGAGTCGGTACATTTCGCGGGCTGCTCTGGAATTCCGGGAGGTAGTTGTAGAATATTTTGGGACGATATCCAAACAGACAATGTAA